The Mytilus edulis chromosome 12, xbMytEdul2.2, whole genome shotgun sequence genome contains a region encoding:
- the LOC139497095 gene encoding uncharacterized protein, whose translation MVALHIKTEQQDSVETLANVVTMETNTDLSKHEMNLALNQDVMLHVEYNCQKYDNHVTIKTEPLPLNSVNIGHLIADTDENLAVKSENQSIGILEDDGNKEVKLESSLHDSCDFDQNKMLKREPDSTELAVFQKTADMMHIHHSKEPLKTTANTLTLNNPGTGIQDNRLVETIIPITDALVPENNTKTFTLFKPETGEVLIIKAEMNAFIIECETEAGDKQLFEGESIVKENDFEAAKTSKTNQREIKTQKSKPKEIQKMGYLLKEGEHFKIRGDGVFKYKCLLCGKIFQNRNQFEKHAQKNHFKFPCYVNRSRLHVMTPEEIWPCGQRITSETNALPDRYDVKITKKAETEKEKYVLLYNVETKQNKEKEYIKVCDQVQGQTERGKSQIGRPVFMYNQVTGKVQNVEIEIGNSNTSNGKEIRANRPTNIKKIRASRPSNVKEISTSKPSNGKASVAQSAFQNLLMNKMTNRCINDTTKQENLFPINNSGFDEEYSPSHTVSTASKHDDCTSCTPSMHQAPTASNHDDGHSTIDDQVIMVKNSNHTIKEQNQEIKKKTWYKYNYACGNCTSAFPRMIDLIKHHNTCEREATTVNVKKTEPQKEDSVDLIKNEMNKHPVNVKQTKPQKDSVHVDLIENGMNKHPCSDLTLSRMKKRLKCKSESNVTFDINTLMHSNSQVENEDIPQKGRKRKREKSYPYLCSVCKAAFCTVNSLLQHKIECKSNQVKKKDQKSEIISKNNRHLITQFKLSKNVHFEIIKTGFGVVRCILCGKDNDCFEDFSYHAKSKHFPYQCFVCPAFFSNMVDLCQHSIACVYIKGQGYRCPVCKKILHSKKLLRVHCEDDHTVYTCFLCNSEFDDQKTLDLHRQTCS comes from the exons atggtAGCACTTCACATCAAAACAGAACAGCAAGATTCAGTAGAAACTTTAGCAaatgttgttaccatggaaaccaaTACAGATTTAAGTAAACATGAAATGAACCTTGCACTCAATCAGGATGTTATGTTACATGTAGAGTACAACTGCCAAAAATATGACAACCATGTAACCATTAAAACAGAACCTCTGCCTCTTAACTCGGTGAATATCGGACATCTGATAGCTGATACTGATGAAAATTTGGCTGTAAAAAGTGAAAATCAATCTATAGGCATACTAGAAGATGATGGAAATAAAGAAGTAAAATTAGAAAGTTCTTTGCATGACTCATGTGACTTTGACCAGAATAAGATGTTGAAAAGGGAACCAGATTCTACAGAATTAGCAG tTTTCCAAAAGACAGCTGATATGATGCATATTCATCATTCTAAGGAGCCACTAAAAACTACTGCAAATACTTTGACACTGAATAACCCTGGAACAGGGATACAGGACAACAGACTGGTAGAAACTATCATACCAATAACAGACGCTCTGGTACCAGAAAACAACACTAAAACTTTTACCTTGTTTAAACCTGAAACAGGTGAAGTACTTATCATAAAGGCTGAAATGAATGCTTTTATAATAGAATGTGAAACAGAGGCTGGGGACAAACAACTGTTTGAAGGAGAATCAATAGTTAAAGAAAACGACTTTGAGGCAGCAAAAACTAGTAAAACAAACCAAAGAGAAATAAAAACTCAGAAAAGCAAACCAAAAGAAATTCAGAAAATGGGTTATCTGTTAAAAGAAGGAGAGCATTTTAAAATCAGAGGAGATGGAGTATTCAAATACAAATGTTTGCTCTGTGGAAAGATTTTTCAAAACCGAAATCAGTTTGAAAAACatgcacaaaaaaatcattttaagtttcCTTGTTATGTCAATAGGTCAAGGTTACATGTAATGACCCCTGAAGAAATATGGCCATGCGGACAAAGAATAACTTCTGAAACGAACGCTCTTCCTGATAGGTATGATGTTAAGATAACAAAAAAGGCTGAAACTGAAAAGGAAAAGTATGTTCTCTTATATAAtgtagaaacaaaacaaaacaaagagaaGGAATATATAAAGGTGTGTGACCAGGTTCAAGGTCAGACAGAAAGAGGAAAGTCTCAAATAGGACGTCCTGTGTTCATGTATAACCAAGTAACAGGGAAAGTGCAGAACGTAGAAATCGAAATAGGCAACAGCAACACATCTAATGGCAAAGAAATTAGGGCCAATAGACCTACTAATATCAAAAAAATTAGGGCCAGTAGACCTTCTAATGTCAAAGAAATTAGTACTAGTAAACCTTCTAATGGAAAAGCCTCAGTAGCCCAATCTGCTTTTCAGAACCTTTTAATGAACAAAATGACAAACAGGTGCATAAATGATACTACAAAGCAAGAGAACTTATTTCCAATAAACAATTCTGGGTTCGATGAAGAGTACAGCCCTAGTCATACAGTGTCTACTGCATCTAAACATGATGACTGTACAAGTTGTACACCATCAATGCATCAGGCGCCTACTGCATCTAATCATGATGATGGTCATTCAACCATAGATGATCAAGTCATCATGGTTAAGAACTCCAACCACACAATTAAAGAGCAAAACCAGGAGATCAAGAAAAAAACCTGGTACAAATATAATTATGCATGTGGCAACTGTACAAGTGCTTTTCCTAGAATGATTGACTTAATTAAACATCATAATACTTGTGAAAGGGAGGCAACTActgttaatgtaaaaaaaactgaacCTCAAAAAGAAGACAGTGTGGATTtgataaaaaatgaaatgaataagCATCCAGTTAATGTAAAACAAACTAAACCTCAAAAAGACAGTGTACATGTGGATTTAATAGAAAATGGAATGAATAAGCATCCCTGTTCAGATTTAACTTTATCCAGGATGAAGAAAAGGCTGAAATGTAAAAGTGAAAGCAACGTTACTTTTGATATAAATACATTAATGCATTCTAATTCTCAGGTAGAAAATGAAGATATTCCACAGAAAGGAAGGaaaagaaagagagaaaaaagttaTCCATATTTATGTTCCGTTTGTAAAGCAGCTTTCTGTACTGTGAATTCTTTACTGCAACATAAAATTGAATGTAAAAGTAATCAGGTGAAAAAGAAAGACCAGAAATCAGaaataataagcaaaaataaCAGACATTTAATAACACAGTTTAAGTTgagtaaaaatgtacattttgaaattataaaaactggTTTTGGTGTTGTTAGGTGTATATTATGTGGGAAGGATAATGATTGTTTTGAAGATTTTTCTTATCATGCTAAATCTAAGCACTTTCCTTATCAGTGTTTTGTCTGCCCAGCGTTCTTTTCAAATATGGTTGATTTGTGTCAACATTCTATTGCCTGTGTATATATAAAGGGTCAAGGGTATCGCTGTCCTGTCTGCAAGAAAATACTTCATTCAAAGAAGCTCCTGCGTGTGCATTGTGAAGATGATCATACAGTGTATACATGTTTTCTATGTAATTCAGAGTTTGATGACCAAAAAACACTAGATTTACACAGGCAGACATGCTCTTAA
- the LOC139497096 gene encoding dihydrolipoyllysine-residue acetyltransferase component of pyruvate dehydrogenase complex-like isoform X1: MFRPTRLARVLLRLQRKHSNNLRTLATKNNQFYLKSSNTTKDVQQLLQVHRLVQNYRCYSSADLPAHTKVSLPALSPTMEMGTINSWQKKEGDKVAEGDLLAEIETDKATMGFESSEEGYLAKIFHPAGSKDVPIGKLLCIIVENEEDVTAFKDYQPTAADDQLPNSDASEPAAPPPPPPPKPSPAAVAPPPTPAPSKAARPPAASLSVPPSGGKAIASPYAKKLAADKGIDLSQVAGTGPGGEIRADDVLNFSPSAVPTSVPISAPEGAFVDIPLTNMRKVIAKRLVQSKQTIPHYYLTVDVNVDKVLRLRKELNEILSKDNIKLSVNDFIIKASALSCKKIPEANSSWMDDSIRQYNIVDVNVAVATPAGLITPIVSRADIKGLSQISQDVLALATKAKEGKLQPHEYQGGTFTISNLGMFGIKSFSAVINPPQACILAIGGAEKRLVVDEDSDKGYSSANMMSVTLSCDHRVVDGAVGAQWLAEFRKFMERPETMLL, translated from the exons atgtttcgTCCAACACGACTTGCACGTGTATTGCTTAGACTACAAAGAAAACACAGCAACAATCTAAGAACACTTGCTACCAAAAAtaatcagttttatttaaaatcaag CAACACAACCAAAGATGTGCAGCAGCTTTTACAGGTTCACAGATTGGTCCAGAACTACCGATGTTATAGTTCAG CCGATTTACCAGCACACACCAAGGTTTCGTTACCAGCCTTATCCCCGACCATGGAAATGGGGACTATAAATTCCTGGCAGAAAAAGGAAGGAGACAAGGTTGCTGAGGGAGATTTATTAGCAGAAATAGAAACGGATAAGGCCACTATGGGGTTTGAATCATCTGAGGAGGGTTACCTGGCCAAGATATTTCATCCAGCAGGGTCTAAAGATGTTCCCATTGGGAAG ttactctgTATAATAGTAGAAAATGAAGAAGATGTTACAGCATTCAAAGATTACCAGCCAACAGCAGCTGATGACCAACTTCCTAACAGTGATGCTTCTGAGCCTGCTGCACCTCCGCCTCCACCCCCTCCTAAACCATCCCCAGCGGCAGTGGCTCCACCACCAACACCAGCACCATCAAAGGCAGCCCGTCCTCCTGCAGCATCTTTGTCAGTGCCTCCATCTGGTGGCAAAGCGATAGCCTCACCATATGCAAAGAAGTTGGCAGCTGATAAGGGCATTGATCTTAGT CAAGTAGCAGGCACTGGTCCAGGAGGAGAAATCAGGGCAGATGATGTACTCAACTTCTCACCATCAGCCGTGCCTACATCTGTTCCAATATCAGCACCAGAGGGAGCTTTCGTAGATATACCTCTGACCAACATGAGAAAGGTGATAGCAAAGAGATTAGTGCAGTCCAAACAGACAATTCCTCATTATTATTTAACTGTGGATGTTAATGTAGATAAAGTTTTAAG ATTACGTAAAGAACTGAATGAGATTTTATCAAAAGACAACATAAAATTATCTGTTAATGATTTCATCATAAAAGCATCAGCATTATCGTGTAAAAAGATTCCAGAGGCCAACTCATCGTGGATGGACGACTCAATACGACA atataaTATAGTAGATGTAAATGTAGCAGTAGCAACGCCAGCAGGTTTAATAACACCAATAGTATCACGGGCAGATATCAAG GGACTATCACAAATTAGCCAGGATGTTTTAGCTTTAGCAACAAAAGCAAAAGAAGGAAAATTACAGCCTCATGAATATCAG ggagGAACATTCACAATCTCTAACTTAGGAATGTTTGGTATTAAATCATTTTCTGCAGTCATCAATCCCCCTCAG GCCTGTATTTTAGCAATAGGTGGTGCAGAGAAAAGACTAGTGGTAGACGAAGACAGTGATAAAGG TTACAGCTCAGCCAATATGATGTCTGTGACATTAAGTTGTGACCATCGAGTAGTGGACGGGGCAGTCGGAGCACAATGGCTAGCAGAGTTTAGGAAATTCATGGAACGTCCTGAGACCATGTTATTATAG
- the LOC139497096 gene encoding dihydrolipoyllysine-residue acetyltransferase component of pyruvate dehydrogenase complex-like isoform X2, with amino-acid sequence MFRPTRLARVLLRLQRKHSNNLRTLATKNNQFYLKSSNTTKDVQQLLQVHRLVQNYRCYSSADLPAHTKVSLPALSPTMEMGTINSWQKKEGDKVAEGDLLAEIETDKATMGFESSEEGYLAKIFHPAGSKDVPIGKLLCIIVENEEDVTAFKDYQPTAADDQLPNSDASEPAAPPPPPPPKPSPAAVAPPPTPAPSKAARPPAASLSVPPSGGKAIASPYAKKLAADKGIDLSQVAGTGPGGEIRADDVLNFSPSAVPTSVPISAPEGAFVDIPLTNMRKVIAKRLVQSKQTIPHYYLTVDVNVDKVLRLRKELNEILSKDNIKLSVNDFIIKASALSCKKIPEANSSWMDDSIRQYNIVDVNVAVATPAGLITPIVSRADIKGLSQISQDVLALATKAKEGKLQPHEYQGGTFTISNLGMFGIKSFSAVINPPQACILAIGGAEKRLVVDEDSDKGYSSANMMSVTLSCDHRVVDGAVGAQWLAEFRKFMERPETMLL; translated from the exons atgtttcgTCCAACACGACTTGCACGTGTATTGCTTAGACTACAAAGAAAACACAGCAACAATCTAAGAACACTTGCTACCAAAAAtaatcagttttatttaaaatcaag CAACACAACCAAAGATGTGCAGCAGCTTTTACAGGTTCACAGATTGGTCCAGAACTACCGATGTTATAGTTCAG CCGATTTACCAGCACACACCAAGGTTTCGTTACCAGCCTTATCCCCGACCATGGAAATGGGGACTATAAATTCCTGGCAGAAAAAGGAAGGAGACAAGGTTGCTGAGGGAGATTTATTAGCAGAAATAGAAACGGATAAGGCCACTATGGGGTTTGAATCATCTGAGGAGGGTTACCTGGCCAAGATATTTCATCCAGCAGGGTCTAAAGATGTTCCCATTGGGAAG ttactctgTATAATAGTAGAAAATGAAGAAGATGTTACAGCATTCAAAGATTACCAGCCAACAGCAGCTGATGACCAACTTCCTAACAGTGATGCTTCTGAGCCTGCTGCACCTCCGCCTCCACCCCCTCCTAAACCATCCCCAGCGGCAGTGGCTCCACCACCAACACCAGCACCATCAAAGGCAGCCCGTCCTCCTGCAGCATCTTTGTCAGTGCCTCCATCTGGTGGCAAAGCGATAGCCTCACCATATGCAAAGAAGTTGGCAGCTGATAAGGGCATTGATCTTAGT CAAGTAGCAGGCACTGGTCCAGGAGGAGAAATCAGGGCAGATGATGTACTCAACTTCTCACCATCAGCCGTGCCTACATCTGTTCCAATATCAGCACCAGAGGGAGCTTTCGTAGATATACCTCTGACCAACATGAGAAAGGTGATAGCAAAGAGATTAGTGCAGTCCAAACAGACAATTCCTCATTATTATTTAACTGTGGATGTTAATGTAGATAAAGTTTTAAG ATTACGTAAAGAACTGAATGAGATTTTATCAAAAGACAACATAAAATTATCTGTTAATGATTTCATCATAAAAGCATCAGCATTATCGTGTAAAAAGATTCCAGAGGCCAACTCATCGTGGATGGACGACTCAATACGACA atataaTATAGTAGATGTAAATGTAGCAGTAGCAACGCCAGCAG GTTTAATAACACCTATAGTATCAAGGGCAGATATCAAG GGACTATCACAAATTAGCCAGGATGTTTTAGCTTTAGCAACAAAAGCAAAAGAAGGAAAATTACAGCCTCATGAATATCAG ggagGAACATTCACAATCTCTAACTTAGGAATGTTTGGTATTAAATCATTTTCTGCAGTCATCAATCCCCCTCAG GCCTGTATTTTAGCAATAGGTGGTGCAGAGAAAAGACTAGTGGTAGACGAAGACAGTGATAAAGG TTACAGCTCAGCCAATATGATGTCTGTGACATTAAGTTGTGACCATCGAGTAGTGGACGGGGCAGTCGGAGCACAATGGCTAGCAGAGTTTAGGAAATTCATGGAACGTCCTGAGACCATGTTATTATAG